One genomic window of Syntrophales bacterium includes the following:
- a CDS encoding GvpL/GvpF family gas vesicle protein, translating into MSREGKYVYCIIEGNEGRNFGQIGIGGRGDIVSTIGYNDISAVISSSPMTKYVINRENMISHERVIEEVMKDYTVLPVRFCTIASSAEDIRTLLRRRYSEFNGLLKDMDNKVEMGLKALWKNVNQIFHEIAEKNQEVGKLKKKTREKAGRGNNALKIDLGKAVKKALESKKADEARSVVNMFKRTAIDAKTNDVFGDGMFLNAAFLIDRTREKEFDFMVEDLVKKYEDRATFKYVGPIPPFNFVNIVVKW; encoded by the coding sequence ATGTCCAGGGAAGGAAAGTACGTTTACTGTATTATTGAAGGCAACGAAGGACGAAATTTCGGGCAGATTGGTATTGGCGGAAGAGGAGATATAGTCTCAACCATTGGCTATAATGATATTAGCGCGGTAATAAGCAGTTCTCCTATGACCAAGTATGTCATCAATCGGGAGAATATGATTTCCCACGAACGCGTCATTGAAGAGGTCATGAAGGATTATACGGTATTGCCTGTAAGATTTTGTACCATTGCGTCCAGCGCAGAAGATATACGTACCCTGCTCAGAAGGCGATATAGTGAATTCAATGGCCTGCTGAAAGATATGGACAACAAGGTCGAGATGGGCCTGAAGGCACTCTGGAAAAATGTAAACCAGATCTTTCACGAGATAGCGGAAAAGAACCAGGAGGTCGGGAAACTCAAGAAAAAGACCCGGGAAAAAGCCGGAAGGGGAAACAATGCCCTCAAGATCGATTTGGGTAAGGCGGTAAAGAAGGCCCTGGAAAGCAAAAAGGCTGATGAAGCCCGGAGTGTTGTGAACATGTTCAAGCGAACCGCCATTGACGCCAAAACAAATGATGTGTTTGGAGACGGCATGTTCTTGAATGCAGCCTTTCTCATAGACAGGACCCGCGAGAAAGAGTTCGATTTTATGGTGGAAGATCTGGTCAAGAAATATGAAGACAGGGCTACATTCAAATATGTGGGGCCGATTCCGCCTTTTAATTTTGTGAATATCGTGGTGAAATGGTGA
- a CDS encoding Hsp20/alpha crystallin family protein has protein sequence MTDKKKKQNEEKAEGTGFDFGIGSLFEGLGNLIDAATKLAEKGEGLSKTGEIKFSGLDKIKGLKDLKGVYGINVRTMADGRTSVKPFGNIKKTPKGPVVEEVREPMVDVFDEADEIQIVAEMPGIEEKDIKLEIKGDILNINAEGENRKYQKEILLSRPAKAGDMKWSYKNGVLEIKVKKN, from the coding sequence ATGACTGACAAGAAAAAAAAGCAGAATGAAGAAAAAGCAGAGGGCACCGGTTTTGATTTCGGGATAGGTAGCCTTTTCGAAGGGCTTGGCAATTTAATCGATGCTGCGACTAAGTTGGCTGAAAAAGGTGAGGGGCTTTCCAAAACAGGTGAAATTAAATTCAGCGGCCTTGATAAAATCAAGGGACTTAAAGATTTAAAGGGCGTTTACGGAATCAATGTCCGCACCATGGCTGATGGCAGAACTTCTGTTAAGCCTTTTGGGAACATAAAGAAAACACCTAAGGGGCCGGTGGTGGAAGAGGTGCGCGAGCCCATGGTGGATGTTTTCGATGAAGCCGATGAGATCCAGATTGTTGCCGAGATGCCTGGCATCGAGGAAAAGGATATCAAGCTTGAGATTAAAGGGGACATCCTGAATATCAACGCCGAAGGAGAAAACAGAAAATATCAAAAAGAGATCCTTCTCTCCAGACCTGCGAAAGCCGGGGATATGAAATGGTCATATAAGAATGGAGTGTTGGAGATTAAGGTGAAAAAAAATTGA